A genomic window from Camelina sativa cultivar DH55 chromosome 2, Cs, whole genome shotgun sequence includes:
- the LOC104716685 gene encoding calcium-dependent protein kinase 31-like, with product MGCSISKDPKPSKKTILEKPFVDIRKLYILEEQLGKGLFGITRRCIEKSTGTTYACKTILKTNLKKEEDEQAVKREIRIMKHLSGQPNIVEFKCAYEDKESVHIVMEFCGGGELFKKIEALSDAGKCHSEKDAVEMIRPIVNVVKVCHFMGVMHRDLKPENFLLSSNDKNAVLKAIDFGCSVFIEEGEVYRKRVGSAYYVAPEVLQGNYGKEADVWSAGIILYILLCGKPPYEAETEEELLKEVLKDAIDYESKPWPLISVKAKHLVKKMLTKNPKERFSAADVLEHPWLQDGEASDKPIDGVVLSRLKEFRRMNKFKKVALKVSAANLSEEEIKGLKTLFTNIDTDKSGTITLQELKTGLTRLGSKLTKTEVEELMEAADVDGNGTIDIDEFISATMHRYKLDRDDHLYKIFQHFDKDNDGHLTKEELEMAMKEYGVKDEQGSIKEIITEFDTDNDGKINFDEFRTMMRSDSCLRA from the exons ATGGGTTGCTCCATCAGTAAAGACCCTAAACCATCGAAGAAGACCATACTCGAGAAACCATTCGTGGACATCAGAAAGCTTTACATCCTCGAGGAGCAATTGGGTAAAGGCCTATTCGGTATAACCAGAAGATGCATAGAGAAATCAACAGGTACGACTTACGCCTGCAAAACCATACTCAAGACGAAtctaaagaaggaagaagacgaacaaGCCGTGAAGAGAGAGATTCGTATCATGAAGCATTTGTCTGGTCAACCAAACATCGTCGAGTTCAAATGCGCTTACGAGGATAAAGAGTCGGTACATATCGTTATGGAGTTTTGTGGCGGTGGTGAGTTGTTCAAAAAGATCGAAGCTTTGTCCGATGCGGGCAAGTGTCACTCTGAGAAAGATGCTGTTGAGATGATTAGGCCTATTGTGAATGTTGTAAAGGTTTGCCATTTCATGGGTGTGATGCATCGTGATCTAAAGCCTGAGAATTTCTTGCTCTCTAGTAATGATAAGAATGCTGTGCTCAAAGCTATTGACTTTGGGTGTTCTGTTTTTATCGAAGAAG GAGAAGTATACCGGAAGCGTGTCGGGAGTGCTTACTACGTAGCTCCTGAAGTATTACAGGGAAATTACGGGAAAGAAGCAGACGTTTGGAGTGCAGGGATTATTTTGTACATCCTGCTCTGTGGCAAACCTCCCTATGAGGCCG AAACTGAGGAAGAGCTGCTCAAAGAGGTATTGAAAGACGCAATTGATTATGAGAGCAAACCATGGCCTTTGATATCTGTGAAGGCAAAACATCTTGTCAAAAAGATGCTTACTAAAAACCCCAAGGAACGGTTCTCTGCTGCAGATGTTCTTG AACATCCATGGCTGCAAGATGGAGAAGCTTCAGATAAGCCTATTGATGGAGTTGTTTTATCCCGTTTGAAGGAGTTTCGACGTATGAACAAGTTTAAGAAGGTGGCTCTAAAG GTTAGTGCAGCAAATCTATCAGAAGAGGAAATCAAAGGTCTTAAGACACTGTTCACCAACATTGATACCGACAAAAGTGGCACAATTACACTTCAAGAACTCAAAACAGGCCTGACCAGACTTGGATCTAAACTCACTAAAACCGAAGTGGAGGAACTCATGGAAGCC GCTGATGTGGATGGTAATGGAACAATTGACATAGACGAGTTTATCTCTGCGACGATGCATAGATATAAACTGGATAGAGATGATCATTTGTACAAAATATTCCAACACTTTGACAAAGACAACGACGG GCACTTAACAAAGGAAGAGTTGGAGATGGCTATGAAGGAGTATGGTGTAAAAGATGAACAAGGTAGTATCAAAGAAATCATAACCGAATTCGATACTGATAAT gATGGAAAAATAAACTTTGATGAGTTCCGCACAATGATGAGAAGTGACAGCTGCCTGCGGGCATAA
- the LOC104747925 gene encoding putative F-box only protein 15: MEETSKRSLPPELIEEILSRTPAESLNRFKSTCKQWYDLITDKRFMYNHLDRSPERFIRIDDRQTVQIMDPVTGIHKDSPIPDMFHEPYLSVSMVHCDGLMLCMCHDSSFRHIRGATLAVWNPVTRKIKWIEPLACYSGADFFGIGYDNTCRHNYKILRFSGPLSVGDPECEIYEFKSDSWRTLGAKFDWAVDTQCRGVSLKGNMYWIAKRKEKEEFIILKFDFSMETFKDICVCPCCKYRQDRYVCPNCKTRSLGCFKGDRLSLLLQHGEGSSMDIEVFVTNKLSDRVVSFSRYFNVTRPHLPALQYYFKKSLPGHYIGKHNSIMIYGVRLVKKKDEKWCTCIILYQIDEGGIRKQIETGRHEALQSYICSYAYVPSLIPVPE; the protein is encoded by the coding sequence ATGGAAGAAACATCGAAGCGGTCGTTGCCACCTGAGCTAATAGAAGAAATACTAAGCAGGACTCCTGCTGAGTCTTTGAACCGATTCAAGTCGACGTGCAAGCAATGGTACGATCTCATCACCGACAAGAGATTCATGTACAATCACTTGGATCGCTCTCCGGAACGTTTCATAAGGATCGATGATCGTCAGACGGTTCAAATCATGGATCCGGTGACCGGAATCCATAAAGATTCACCAATCCCAGACATGTTTCATGAACCATATCTGAGTGTTTCTATGGTTCACTGTGATGGACTCATGCTTTGTATGTGTCATGACTCGAGTTTCCGACACATAAGAGGCGCCACTCTCGCAGTATGGAATCCGGTAACGAGGAAAATCAAATGGATCGAACCGTTGGCCTGTTACTCTGGAGCTGATTTCTTTGGGATTGGATACGACAATACATGTCGCCATAACTACAAGATCTTGAGGTTTTCTGGTCCTCTGTCTGTTGGTGATCCAGAGTGTGAGATATATGAATTCAAGTCTGATTCATGGAGAACTCTTGGTGCTAAGTTTGATTGGGCTGTAGATACTCAGTGCAGAGGTGTGTCATTGAAGGGTAATATGTATTGGATTGCTAAACGtaaagagaaggaagagtttATTATCCTAAAGTTTGATTTTTCCATGGAAACGTTTAAGGACATATGCGTTTGTCCCTGTTGTAAATATCGACAGGACAGATACGTTTGTCCTAATTGTAAAACTCGAAGCTTAGGCTGTTTCAAAGGCGATAGACTCTCTTTGTTACTACAACATGGTGAAGGATCGTCAATGGATATTGAGGTGTTTGTGACAAACAAGTTGAGTGACAGGGTTGTTTCGTTTAGCAGATATTTTAATGTCACTCGCCCTCATCTTCCGGCGTTACAGTATTATTTTAAGAAGTCTCTTCCGGGACACTACATTGGCAAGCACAACAGTATCATGATATATGGTGTGAGgctagtgaaaaaaaaagatgaaaagtgGTGTACTTGCATCATTCTTTACCAAATTGATGAAGGTGGGATcagaaaacaaattgaaacagGGCGACATGAAGCGTTACAGTCGTATATTTGTAGCTACGCGTATGTTCCAAGTCTGATTCCAGTTCCAGAATAA